The Vicinamibacterales bacterium genome has a segment encoding these proteins:
- a CDS encoding SgcJ/EcaC family oxidoreductase, producing MTTVIAAYQRLLDAWNRRRADEFAALFAADGNAVGFDGSPMNGRAEISSTLASIFAHHQTASYVAKVREVRLLRPDVALLRSVVGMVPSGQSALNPAVNAIQSVLFVDKDGTWQVVLLHNTPAAYHGRPEMVEQLTAELTEVVRSGRVVWND from the coding sequence ATGACGACCGTGATCGCGGCCTACCAACGTCTTCTCGACGCGTGGAACAGGCGGCGCGCCGACGAATTCGCGGCACTCTTCGCGGCGGATGGCAACGCCGTCGGCTTCGATGGCTCGCCCATGAATGGACGGGCGGAGATTTCCTCCACGCTCGCGTCGATCTTCGCGCACCATCAAACGGCCTCGTATGTGGCGAAGGTGCGCGAGGTTCGGCTGCTTCGGCCGGACGTCGCGCTGCTCCGGTCCGTTGTCGGGATGGTGCCGTCCGGGCAGTCAGCGCTCAATCCGGCGGTGAACGCGATCCAGAGCGTCCTCTTCGTCGACAAGGACGGCACATGGCAGGTCGTTCTGCTGCACAACACGCCAGCGGCGTATCACGGCCGTCCAGAGATGGTCGAACAGCTCACCGCAGAGTTGACGGAGGTGGTCCGAAGCGGTCGGGTGGTGTGGAATGACTGA
- a CDS encoding phytanoyl-CoA dioxygenase family protein: MPEPVIPDISPQQLRAFARDGYIVVSQVVSSGLIDAARRAIADRAAHDPPRAGHRGPLFDFVVGELPRDLAGPLFDCATLALAESLIAPASFERPDHVQVSLNIPPWPHEPGGPHIDGLTPPEPDGRPGTFTMLAGIFLTDQSRENAGNLWVWPGSHLAAADYLRHQGPDALLSCVPYPPVELGQPRQVTARPGDVLFAHYLLGHNIGGNISEVRREVLYFRLRRTDHRARWRQVVQEPLLEFEPVRAALDGQSRP; encoded by the coding sequence ATGCCCGAGCCTGTCATCCCCGACATCAGCCCCCAACAGCTCCGCGCGTTCGCACGAGACGGTTACATCGTCGTATCTCAGGTCGTATCATCCGGCCTGATTGACGCGGCCCGGCGGGCCATCGCCGATCGTGCCGCGCACGATCCGCCGCGCGCAGGCCATCGTGGACCTCTGTTCGACTTTGTCGTCGGCGAGCTGCCCCGCGATCTGGCGGGGCCGCTGTTCGACTGCGCCACACTGGCACTCGCCGAGTCATTGATCGCACCGGCGTCGTTCGAGAGGCCCGATCACGTCCAGGTCTCACTGAATATTCCTCCGTGGCCGCATGAGCCGGGCGGCCCCCACATCGACGGTCTCACGCCACCAGAGCCGGATGGACGTCCGGGAACATTCACCATGTTGGCTGGTATCTTCCTGACGGACCAGAGCCGCGAGAACGCAGGAAATCTGTGGGTCTGGCCTGGATCGCATCTGGCGGCTGCAGATTACCTGCGGCATCAGGGGCCGGATGCGCTCCTGTCGTGCGTGCCATATCCGCCAGTCGAGCTCGGGCAACCGAGGCAGGTGACAGCACGGCCCGGCGACGTGCTGTTCGCGCATTACCTTCTCGGACACAACATCGGCGGCAACATCAGTGAGGTACGGCGGGAGGTCCTGTATTTCCGCTTGAGGCGAACCGATCATCGCGCGCGCTGGCGTCAAGTCGTGCAGGAGCCCCTGCTCGAGTTCGAGCCCGTGCGCGCCGCACTCGATGGACAATCACGTCCATGA
- a CDS encoding winged helix-turn-helix domain-containing protein, with the protein MALYRFGYRSDLLEFDASTGEVVRDGFCVRLRPQPARALEHLMLRRGCLVSRAELQQAIWTEDTFVHFEYGLNSCMKQIRAAIGDQRAAPRYIETLVKRGFRFIAPVTTVSPD; encoded by the coding sequence ATGGCGCTCTATCGGTTCGGATATCGATCCGACTTGTTGGAGTTCGACGCTTCGACTGGCGAAGTGGTCAGGGATGGGTTTTGCGTGCGACTGCGTCCGCAGCCCGCCCGGGCACTCGAACACCTGATGCTGCGACGCGGCTGTCTGGTCAGCCGCGCGGAGCTTCAGCAGGCTATCTGGACCGAGGACACGTTCGTCCACTTCGAATACGGCCTGAACTCCTGCATGAAGCAGATCAGGGCCGCCATCGGCGATCAGCGAGCGGCGCCGCGCTATATCGAGACTCTTGTGAAGCGCGGGTTCCGCTTCATCGCGCCGGTGACGACGGTGTCGCCGGACTGA
- a CDS encoding winged helix-turn-helix domain-containing protein, translating to MQEPDPPRTLAFHPNTRSVVYFGPFRLDLSDGLLTQEGADVRLPPRALAILQHLVERSGRIVSKQSLMDVAWKDAHVSETSLTEAIGLIRQALGDDPQKPTFIQTVHRRGYRFVATIATEPPPPSSLQPEVLRPRTPIDAAQESVPATMASGARSRWMIVSSIGTVAVLVAFTGVWSWTARRPSQPGQAIRVNVAFPLDQAPIPSLNAHPIVALSPDGQRLVYVGGGSAKTRLFLREMNRFDAVPLPGTEGAHGPFFSPDGAWVAFFADGQLKKVRTSASERAAPQVLCATEPGVGGAWVSADEIVFVPNWRGPLMRVPASGGQPLAVTRPGVTYRWPDRLDNETILATRWRSSTDDAAVVAVSLASGAERVVAEPATFGRYAPDGHVLFVRDGDLYAVSIDASAARAMATPTRLIPAVMTGTTGAAQFTMSPSGSLLYIDDIPERGQRTLARLDSRGVATDLPVPAHDFRYVSACGNRLAATLFARGQTELWWGSLDRAAMTQITREGAASEPVWSPDCRTIAFSWNRTGVATIYMVAVESGDAARVLFESPLSSAPGSWSADGRWLAYTEQHPATSADIWLWDRSTGHRRPIIATAGPDLLPALSPDGNYVAYESRATGAFEIEVANVQTGARTQVSVAGGTWPSWSADGRELFFLGGTTIKRVAVQRQNAHLVVSDAASFFTNPDIVSFRGNADQFVWLRRTAGIVPVTRSNLVLNWTSELSRSVR from the coding sequence ATGCAGGAGCCCGATCCGCCGCGGACGCTGGCGTTTCATCCCAACACACGATCGGTCGTCTATTTCGGGCCGTTCCGGCTCGACCTTTCTGACGGTCTGTTGACGCAGGAGGGCGCCGACGTTCGGCTGCCGCCGCGCGCGTTGGCGATCCTGCAGCATCTCGTCGAGCGGTCCGGCCGCATCGTCTCCAAACAGTCGCTGATGGACGTCGCGTGGAAGGACGCGCACGTCAGCGAGACGTCGCTCACCGAGGCGATCGGCCTCATCCGCCAGGCGCTCGGCGACGATCCGCAGAAGCCCACCTTCATCCAGACGGTTCACCGGCGCGGATACCGCTTCGTCGCCACCATCGCCACCGAGCCGCCGCCGCCATCATCACTGCAACCGGAAGTTCTGCGCCCGCGCACCCCGATCGACGCCGCACAGGAATCGGTCCCGGCGACGATGGCGAGCGGCGCACGATCGCGCTGGATGATCGTCTCGAGTATTGGGACAGTAGCCGTACTGGTGGCGTTCACAGGTGTGTGGTCCTGGACCGCACGCCGGCCCTCTCAGCCCGGCCAGGCGATCCGCGTCAATGTCGCATTCCCTCTCGACCAAGCTCCCATTCCCAGCCTCAACGCGCATCCCATCGTCGCGCTCTCGCCTGACGGGCAGCGCCTGGTCTATGTGGGCGGCGGGTCGGCGAAGACTCGATTGTTCCTGCGAGAGATGAACCGGTTCGACGCCGTCCCGCTCCCCGGCACCGAGGGCGCGCATGGTCCGTTCTTCTCACCGGATGGCGCGTGGGTCGCGTTTTTCGCCGATGGCCAGCTCAAGAAAGTGAGGACCAGCGCCAGCGAGCGTGCCGCTCCACAGGTCTTGTGCGCGACGGAGCCAGGCGTCGGAGGGGCGTGGGTGTCGGCCGACGAGATCGTGTTCGTGCCGAATTGGCGAGGGCCGCTGATGCGCGTTCCCGCATCGGGCGGGCAACCGCTTGCCGTGACGCGCCCGGGCGTCACGTATCGCTGGCCCGATCGACTCGACAACGAAACGATCCTCGCCACCCGGTGGCGGTCGTCGACCGACGATGCGGCGGTCGTGGCGGTCTCGCTGGCCTCCGGCGCCGAACGCGTCGTCGCCGAGCCGGCGACGTTCGGGCGCTACGCACCGGATGGACACGTTCTCTTCGTACGTGACGGCGACCTGTATGCCGTGAGCATCGATGCTTCCGCAGCGCGGGCGATGGCAACGCCCACGCGTCTGATCCCAGCGGTGATGACGGGTACGACCGGCGCCGCGCAATTCACGATGTCGCCCAGCGGATCGCTGCTGTACATCGACGACATCCCAGAGCGCGGGCAACGGACGCTCGCGCGTCTCGACAGCCGTGGCGTCGCGACAGATCTTCCCGTTCCAGCGCATGATTTCCGCTATGTCTCCGCGTGCGGCAATCGACTGGCCGCCACGCTCTTTGCTCGAGGCCAGACCGAATTGTGGTGGGGCTCTCTCGATCGCGCGGCGATGACCCAGATCACCCGCGAGGGGGCCGCGTCCGAACCCGTGTGGTCCCCCGACTGCCGCACGATTGCGTTCTCGTGGAACCGCACCGGCGTGGCAACTATCTACATGGTGGCGGTCGAGTCGGGCGACGCGGCACGCGTCCTTTTCGAGAGTCCGCTGTCGAGCGCGCCTGGCTCGTGGTCGGCCGACGGACGCTGGCTCGCGTACACCGAACAGCATCCGGCAACGTCTGCCGATATCTGGCTGTGGGATCGATCGACCGGGCACCGCCGCCCCATCATCGCGACAGCCGGGCCGGATCTGCTTCCGGCCTTGTCACCGGACGGCAACTACGTCGCGTATGAATCCCGCGCGACCGGAGCGTTCGAGATCGAGGTCGCCAACGTCCAGACAGGGGCACGCACGCAGGTGTCGGTCGCGGGCGGGACCTGGCCGTCCTGGTCTGCGGACGGCCGCGAGTTGTTCTTCCTGGGCGGCACCACAATCAAGCGGGTCGCGGTTCAGCGGCAGAACGCTCACCTGGTCGTTAGTGATGCCGCGTCGTTCTTCACGAATCCCGACATCGTCTCGTTCAGGGGGAACGCCGACCAGTTCGTGTGGCTGAGGCGCACGGCCGGGATCGTCCCCGTCACGCGCTCGAACCTCGTGCTCAACTGGACGTCAGAGCTCAGTCGGAGCGTCCGCTGA
- a CDS encoding SAM-dependent methyltransferase, with the protein MTGRGSQTAEVMALFRALETLESSRDPLFADPYAERFLRPAGRLLLLLARLKPIHRHIVRVIDRKWPGARTSAVARTRLVDDLLRDALNNGVHQVLILGAGFDARAYRIPGIATAHVFEVDHPLTQALKIRLISRANVQSGAVTHAPIDFTSQTVDDVLRGSDFDINVRSFVLWEGVTNYLTEAAVNATLRAIAALVPAESELFFTYVHHGILDGSLQCDGAAEILERVRQAGEPWTCGFDPSEMPAYLLARGFTLVEDLSADEYRARYFGDAARAMKGYSFYRAVVARRSESHCSDVGNVKRSEFVDR; encoded by the coding sequence ATGACGGGACGCGGCAGCCAGACGGCTGAAGTCATGGCGTTGTTTCGGGCGCTCGAAACGCTCGAGTCGTCGCGCGATCCGCTGTTCGCTGATCCGTACGCCGAACGCTTTCTTCGGCCGGCCGGACGTCTCCTGCTGCTACTGGCCCGACTGAAGCCGATCCATCGTCACATCGTTCGCGTCATCGATCGCAAATGGCCCGGAGCACGGACGTCAGCCGTTGCGCGCACCCGATTGGTCGACGATCTGCTGCGCGACGCGCTGAATAACGGGGTGCATCAAGTACTCATCCTCGGCGCCGGATTTGATGCCCGCGCCTACCGTATACCTGGAATCGCCACGGCTCATGTCTTCGAGGTTGATCATCCACTGACTCAGGCGCTCAAGATTCGCCTGATCAGCCGCGCGAACGTTCAGTCGGGAGCGGTTACTCACGCGCCAATCGATTTCACCAGCCAGACGGTCGACGATGTGCTTCGAGGATCGGACTTCGATATCAACGTTCGGTCGTTCGTACTATGGGAGGGTGTCACAAACTACCTGACGGAAGCCGCTGTCAATGCCACGCTGCGCGCGATTGCCGCGTTGGTGCCAGCAGAGAGCGAACTGTTTTTCACCTACGTTCATCACGGGATCCTTGATGGGTCTTTGCAGTGCGACGGCGCGGCCGAAATTCTGGAGCGCGTGCGGCAAGCCGGTGAGCCGTGGACGTGCGGGTTCGACCCCTCCGAGATGCCGGCATATCTCCTGGCACGTGGCTTCACCTTGGTCGAGGACTTGTCGGCCGACGAGTATCGAGCGCGCTATTTCGGCGATGCCGCGCGCGCGATGAAGGGATATTCGTTCTATCGCGCCGTCGTGGCGCGAAGATCCGAATCGCATTGTTCCGACGTGGGCAATGTCAAGCGCTCGGAGTTTGTGGATCGGTGA
- a CDS encoding Crp/Fnr family transcriptional regulator, with product MTTTRATNRVLMELARADRIVLGQLLEQMEPFALQRGAVLGGPRVASESVYFVESGIVSLVAAARNGNSVEVALIGKEGVAGIADALGNQPLPYGLVVQLPGLAYRASNDLIREHIFSCSALHDLLMDYSQRMMHQLAQSALCNRFHTSVQRLARWLLLTAERADTNRFELTHEFVAQMVGAPRPVVSESAATLRKNGTIDYRRGVLTIRNSKKLRRFSCECFETISRSANGPPSSTRTGPNGSRGARRRSER from the coding sequence TTGACGACCACGCGTGCGACAAACCGGGTACTGATGGAACTGGCGAGGGCCGACCGTATCGTTCTTGGCCAGCTTCTCGAGCAGATGGAACCGTTCGCGCTGCAGCGTGGCGCGGTGCTGGGCGGTCCACGCGTCGCGTCCGAGTCGGTGTACTTCGTCGAATCCGGGATCGTGTCGCTGGTCGCGGCCGCTCGCAACGGGAACTCCGTCGAGGTCGCACTCATCGGCAAGGAGGGTGTCGCGGGTATCGCCGATGCGCTTGGCAACCAGCCGCTGCCGTACGGTCTCGTCGTCCAGCTGCCGGGGTTGGCCTACCGCGCTTCGAACGACCTGATTCGCGAGCACATCTTCTCGTGCAGTGCGCTGCACGACCTGCTGATGGACTACTCCCAACGCATGATGCACCAGCTGGCGCAGTCCGCACTGTGCAATCGGTTCCATACGTCCGTCCAGCGTTTGGCGCGCTGGCTTCTCTTGACGGCTGAACGAGCGGACACGAATCGATTCGAGCTGACGCACGAGTTCGTCGCACAGATGGTGGGGGCACCGAGACCGGTCGTGAGTGAGTCCGCGGCAACCCTTCGGAAGAACGGCACGATCGACTATCGACGCGGCGTGCTGACGATTCGCAATTCCAAGAAGCTTCGGAGGTTCTCGTGCGAATGTTTCGAGACGATATCGCGCTCCGCGAACGGGCCTCCGTCGAGCACGCGGACCGGCCCGAACGGCTCCCGCGGCGCGCGGCGTCGCAGTGAACGCTGA